A single region of the Chelmon rostratus isolate fCheRos1 chromosome 5, fCheRos1.pri, whole genome shotgun sequence genome encodes:
- the LOC121606109 gene encoding complement component C7-like: protein MKNITQLFSAVLPWLLLLFTPLGFCDQRVHCQWGPYGDWSQCDGCTKLQTRSRVMAVYAQFGGNPCDGGRTQTRSCETTTGCPLEDGCGDRFRCRSGKCVSQSLVCNGDQDCEEDGHDERVCGTEKYIVCTKTTLPPNVEHLGLGFDVVSGKRRASVINTKSFGGQCRTIYSGVHNAIYRLPLSTIQYSFLVKAQNDFSDEMFSSTWHYAKDIVNRQKVSGTTTGYRNYDLHETEDRSRTQKILVLKNDIEVAQFQSNSAQYLPISEELWKALVKLPSVYNYAAYRKVLERFGTHYLSEGNLGGSFKVLARIDEETEKYMLRESHQYNECERTKRWILFFPITRVDCRSGQHSHTSSHGSTRNSQVKRVDVEGGGIQHIAALKTMQLADPNRNWEMYSNWADSVRSFPQVTKQKLRPLSELVKEVQCAGVKKLYLRRAIEQYLSESDPCHCRPCRNNGIVVMDGDECKCICKPGTSGLACEQGTEVEGQQGVIHGSWTCWSAWSSCSGVRRSRSRSCSNPTPQNGGQHCIGETTETSDCEDQDLKYLKNMEPQCFDQTLTASQRCGTPPALINGYVLDPKDIYLVGSKVEYTCTDGYYLIGQTTLECTANQTWSSRPGLCTVSMCRLESLTDGVTASPLNEAYGIGETVTLSCPPGQQLLGETMIICDPSLNFSPDPADTKCSPVTVPQVIAPLVQCKPWEKSSRGKCVCKMPFECSLSLEVCASPVVRRKTVLLNVCKMHALQCMGKNHVIEEDVACNWPERNTTGCANCHMWETCDDQSNECRCKDSADCLNPGLNVCVRVGEDATAANQTLSECEAGLKRCKGEKVSVVSILPCTA from the exons ATGAAG AACATTACGCAACTCTTCTCAGCAGTCTTGCCGTGGCTGCTACTGCTGTTCACTCCATTAGG GTTTTGTGACCAGAGAGTTCATTGCCAGTGGGGGCCTTACGGTGATTGGTCACAGTGTGACGGCTGCACCAAATTACAG ACAAGAAGCCGAGTCATGGCCGTCTACGCTCAGTTTGGAGGGAACCCCTGCGATGGAGGGCGGACTCAGACCAGGTCCTGTGAAACCACGACAGGCTGCCCTCTAGAGGATGGGTGCGGAGACAGGTTTCGCTGTCGATCGG GGAAGTGTGTCAGCCAGTCTCTGGTGTGTAACGGGGATCAGGATTGTGAGGAAGATGGACACGATGAACGTGTCTGTGGCACTGAAAAATACATTGTGTGTACAAAAACAACTCTGCCGCCTAACGTTGAACACTTGGGACTCGG GTTTGATGTGGTTTCAGGGAAGCGGCGGGCCAGTGTCATTAACACAAAGAGCTTTGGGGGCCAGTGTCGCACCATCTACAGCGGTGTCCACAATGCTATCTACAGACTGCCCCTCAGTACTATCCAGTACAGCTTTTTG GTTAAAGCTCAGAATGACTTCAGTGATGAGATGTTCTCCAGCACATGGCACTATGCAAAAGACATTGtcaacagacagaaagtgtCCGGGACCACAACAGGATATCGAAACTATGACCTTCAcgagacagaagacagaagcaga ACCCAGAAGATTTTAGTTTTAAAGAATGACATAGAGGTGGCTCAGTTCCAGAGCAACTCTGCTCAGTATCTCCCGATATCTGAGGAGCTGTGGAAGGCACTGGTCAAACTCCCCTCAGTCTACAACTATGCTGCCTACAGGAAGGTTTTGGAAAGGTTTGGAACACACTACCTGTCTGAGGGAAACCTTGGAGGCTCCTTCAAGGTCCTCGCCAGGATtgatgaagaaacagaaaaatatatgt TGAGGGAAAGCCATCAGTACAACGAATGTGAAAGGACTAAACGTTggattctttttttccccatcacCCGCGTGGACTGCAGGAGTGGTCAACACAGCCACACATCATCTCATG GTTCAACCAGGAATAGTCAGGTGAAAAGAGTGGATGTGGAAGGAGGAGGCATCCAACATATTGCAGCACTGAAGACCATGCAGCTCGCTGATCCGAATAGGAACTGGGAAATGTACTCAAACTGGGCTGACTCTGTTCGATCATTTCCACAagtcacaaaacaaaag CTGCGGCCGCTGTCAGAGCTGGTGAAGgaggtccagtgtgcaggggTGAAGAAGCTCTACCTTCGCAGGGCCATAGAGCAGTACCTTAGCGAGAGCGACCCCTGCCACTGCCGGCCCTGCAGAAACAATGGCATCGTCGTCATGGATGGAGATGAATGCAAATGCATCTGTAAGCCCGGCACGTCAGGCCTGGCCTGTGAGCAGGGAACTGAGGTGGAGGGTCAGCAGG GAGTGATCCACGGTAGCTGGACCTGCTGGTCCGCCTGGTCGTCGTGCTCTGGGGTTCGAAGGTCAAGAAGTCGCTCCTGCTCTAATCCCACTCCTCAAAACGGGGGACAACATTGCATCGGAGAAACAACTGAGACATCTGACTGTGAAGACCAAGACTTGAAATACTTAAA aaacatgGAGCCTCAGTGCTTTGACCAAACACTCACAGCGAGTCAGAGGTGTGGAACCCCACCTGCTCTCATCAACGGCTACGTCCTG GACCCTAAGGACATTTACCTTGTGGGCAGTAAGGTTGAGTACACCTGCACTGACGGTTACTACCTTATCGGCCAAACAACCCTAGAATGCACTGCTAATCAAACCTGGTCTAGCAGGCCTGGACTGTGCACAG TCTCAATGTGCAGGCTTGAGTCCCTCACTGATGGCGTCACAGCCTCTCCTCTAAATGAGGCCTATGGCATAGGGGAGACAGTCACCTTGTCCTGTCCGCCAGGTCAACAGCTTTTAGGAGAAACAATGATTATATGTGACCCCAGTCTGAATTTTTCACCAGACCCAGCAGACACCAAATGCAGCCCAG TCACTGTGCCACAAGTCATCGCTCCCTTGGTGCAATGTAAACCATGGGAGAAGTCTTccagaggaaaatgtgtttgcaaaaTGCCTTTTGAGTGCAG TTTGTCTTTGGAGGTGTGTGCCAGTCCTGttgtgaggagaaaaacagtCCTTCTGAATGTGTGCAAAATGCATGCGCTGCAGTGTATGGGCAAGAACCACGTGATCGAGGAGGATGTCGCCTGCAACTGGCCGGAGCGTAACACGACAGGCTGCGCCAACTGTCACATGTGGGAGACCTGTGATG ATCAAAGCAACGAGTGTCGCTGTAAGGACTCTGCAGATTGCTTGAACCCAGGATTAAACGTGTGTGTCCGTGTCGGGGAGGACGCGACTGCAGCAAATCAGACCCTGAGCGAGTGTGAAGCAGGGCTGAAGCGGTGTAAAGGAGAAAAAGTGTCAGTTGTCAGTATCCTGCCTTGCACTGCCTGA